A genomic segment from Halomonas sp. TA22 encodes:
- a CDS encoding gamma carbonic anhydrase family protein, with amino-acid sequence MAIYRYGEQAPQIADDVFVAETADVMGQVVLKRNASVWYQAVLRGDTEWLTIDEGSNIQDGAILHADPGFPLSVGKNVTVGHQAMLHGCTIGDGSLVGIQAVVLNGAVIGKNCLVAAGAVVKEGASFPDNTLIVGAPAKVVRELSAEALEGLKKNSASYVERGRLHAQGIERIG; translated from the coding sequence ATGGCTATTTACCGCTATGGAGAACAGGCGCCGCAGATCGCTGACGATGTCTTCGTTGCCGAGACGGCGGATGTGATGGGACAGGTGGTGCTGAAGCGTAATGCCAGCGTCTGGTATCAGGCGGTCCTCAGAGGCGATACCGAATGGTTGACCATCGATGAAGGAAGCAATATTCAGGATGGTGCCATTCTGCATGCCGACCCGGGCTTCCCTTTGTCGGTGGGCAAGAACGTGACGGTCGGGCACCAGGCCATGTTGCATGGCTGCACGATCGGCGATGGGAGCCTTGTCGGCATCCAGGCGGTGGTGCTCAACGGCGCGGTGATCGGAAAGAATTGCCTGGTGGCGGCGGGTGCGGTCGTCAAGGAGGGGGCATCATTCCCCGACAATACCCTGATCGTGGGGGCACCTGCGAAAGTGGTCAGGGAGCTCTCTGCCGAAGCCTTGGAAGGCTTGAAGAAGAATTCGGCGAGCTACGTTGAGCGAGGCCGGCTGCATGCGCAGGGTATCGAGCGCATCGGCTAA
- a CDS encoding L-lactate permease, whose product MNQTILALLAFAPLLLAGVLLIGFRMAAKVAMPIVFIVAALIALFAWDMTFTRVVASSLQGLILTASILWIIFGAILLLNTLKHSGGIAAIRNGFSGISPDRRVQAIIVAWLFGCFIEGASGFGTPAAVAAPLMVALGFPALAAVVVGMMIQSTPVSFGAVGTPIVVGVTGGINQAEISAGLIEQGSNWEEYFRLITAEVAITHGIVGILMPLILVVIMVRFFGANRSWSEGLSITPFAIFAGICFVVPYMLAGVLLGPEFPSMIGAMVGLAIVVPAARKGFLIPKDIWDFPDAKSWPDEWIGKLEIKLDDIAGKTPISTFMGWVPYVLLAVFLVISRTVAPVREALNSVVFGWSNILGEAGVSGTLAPLYLPGGILVFVVLITIFMHRMRGNEVKAAFNESTRTILGAGFVLIFTIPMVRILINSGVNGSDLVSMPVAMAQFVADSVGGVYPFFAPAVGGLGAFIAGSNTAANLMLADFQFNVAQQLGLSTAMMVALQAVGAAAGNMIAIHNVVAASATVGLLGREGETLRKTILPTIYYLIFTGIIALIAFYVIGVTDPLMGS is encoded by the coding sequence ATGAATCAGACAATACTCGCGCTACTTGCCTTCGCGCCATTGCTGCTGGCCGGTGTACTGTTGATAGGCTTTCGCATGGCCGCCAAGGTTGCCATGCCGATCGTCTTCATCGTCGCCGCGCTGATCGCGCTCTTCGCCTGGGACATGACCTTCACTCGGGTCGTCGCATCGTCGCTACAGGGCCTGATCCTCACCGCCTCGATCCTGTGGATCATCTTTGGTGCCATCCTGCTGCTCAATACCCTGAAACACTCAGGCGGTATCGCGGCGATTCGTAACGGCTTCTCGGGGATCAGCCCCGACCGCCGCGTACAAGCCATCATCGTCGCCTGGCTGTTTGGCTGCTTCATCGAGGGCGCCTCGGGCTTCGGCACTCCGGCGGCCGTGGCCGCACCACTGATGGTGGCACTGGGTTTCCCGGCGCTGGCAGCCGTCGTGGTTGGCATGATGATTCAGTCCACGCCGGTCTCCTTCGGTGCCGTGGGTACCCCGATCGTGGTGGGCGTCACCGGCGGCATCAATCAGGCCGAGATAAGCGCAGGCCTGATCGAACAGGGTTCCAACTGGGAAGAGTACTTCCGTCTTATCACCGCCGAAGTCGCCATCACTCACGGCATCGTCGGTATCTTGATGCCGCTGATCCTGGTGGTGATCATGGTGCGCTTCTTCGGCGCCAATCGCTCCTGGTCGGAAGGCCTCTCGATCACCCCCTTCGCCATCTTTGCCGGTATCTGCTTCGTGGTGCCCTACATGCTGGCCGGGGTACTGCTGGGGCCAGAGTTCCCGTCGATGATCGGCGCCATGGTCGGCCTAGCCATCGTGGTACCGGCAGCACGCAAGGGATTCTTGATTCCCAAGGACATCTGGGATTTTCCCGACGCCAAGTCCTGGCCGGACGAGTGGATCGGCAAGCTGGAGATCAAGCTCGACGATATCGCCGGCAAGACGCCGATCTCCACCTTCATGGGCTGGGTGCCTTATGTGCTGCTGGCCGTGTTCCTGGTCATCTCGCGCACCGTTGCACCGGTTCGCGAAGCGCTCAACTCGGTCGTGTTCGGCTGGAGCAACATTCTCGGTGAAGCGGGTGTCTCCGGGACGCTGGCCCCGCTCTACCTGCCTGGCGGCATTCTGGTCTTCGTCGTCCTGATCACCATCTTCATGCACCGCATGCGCGGCAATGAGGTGAAGGCGGCCTTCAACGAATCGACCCGCACCATTCTGGGCGCCGGTTTCGTGCTGATCTTCACCATCCCGATGGTGCGCATCCTGATCAACTCGGGCGTCAACGGGTCGGATCTGGTCTCGATGCCGGTCGCCATGGCCCAGTTCGTGGCCGACAGCGTGGGTGGTGTCTATCCGTTCTTCGCACCGGCAGTCGGCGGCCTGGGCGCCTTCATCGCCGGCTCCAACACCGCAGCCAACCTGATGCTGGCGGACTTCCAGTTCAACGTGGCTCAGCAGCTTGGCCTCTCTACCGCGATGATGGTCGCTTTGCAGGCCGTCGGTGCCGCCGCGGGGAACATGATCGCCATCCACAACGTGGTCGCGGCCTCGGCCACCGTTGGTCTGCTGGGACGTGAGGGTGAGACGTTGCGCAAGACCATTCTGCCAACGATCTACTACTTGATCTTCACCGGCATCATCGCGCTGATCGCCTTCTACGTGATCGGCGTAACGGACCCGCTGATGGGAAGTTGA
- a CDS encoding glutathione S-transferase N-terminal domain-containing protein, producing the protein MSRLLYDLSGVDDGLRFSPYCWRVKFALAHKGLDYQTRPWRFSEKQALEFSGQSTVPVMVDGEEVVSDSYEILRYLDRNYPDKPLLGGVDAEARARFFKFYAERSLAPAIMRTIVMDLLNAIAPEDRDYFRESREKRFGRSLEDLHSPSKGLSMLDQALEPMRGRLAESDFLDGDAPAAADYLVVGSFMWARVVSTADLVSNADPVYAWLERMLDLHGGLGREAMRITDVKGAYR; encoded by the coding sequence ATGTCCCGTTTGCTATACGACCTTAGTGGTGTCGATGATGGGTTGCGGTTTTCTCCGTACTGCTGGCGGGTGAAGTTCGCGCTTGCTCACAAAGGGCTCGATTACCAGACCCGTCCTTGGCGCTTTAGTGAAAAGCAGGCTCTCGAATTCTCAGGGCAGAGTACCGTGCCCGTAATGGTCGATGGCGAGGAGGTGGTGTCCGACAGCTACGAGATCCTGCGCTACCTGGATCGTAACTATCCCGACAAGCCGCTGCTGGGCGGTGTCGACGCCGAAGCCCGGGCCCGCTTCTTCAAGTTCTATGCTGAACGCTCGCTCGCCCCGGCGATCATGCGCACCATCGTCATGGATCTGTTGAATGCCATTGCCCCGGAGGATCGCGACTACTTCCGTGAGAGCCGGGAGAAGCGCTTCGGGCGCAGCCTTGAGGACCTGCACTCGCCGAGCAAGGGGTTGTCGATGCTCGATCAGGCGCTGGAGCCAATGCGTGGCCGACTTGCCGAATCCGACTTTCTCGATGGCGATGCCCCGGCGGCGGCCGACTACCTGGTCGTTGGCAGCTTCATGTGGGCTCGTGTGGTGTCGACGGCGGATCTCGTCTCGAACGCCGATCCGGTCTATGCCTGGCTCGAGAGAATGCTCGATCTCCATGGCGGCCTGGGCCGGGAGGCGATGCGTATCACCGATGTGAAGGGTGCCTATCGCTGA